A stretch of the Osmerus eperlanus chromosome 10, fOsmEpe2.1, whole genome shotgun sequence genome encodes the following:
- the coro2ba gene encoding coronin-2B isoform X2 codes for MSWRPTYRSSKFRNVYGKVANREHCFDGIPITKNVHDNHFCAVNAKFLAIVTESSGGGSFIIIPVSQAGRIEPHHPKVCGHQGNVLDIKWNPFFENIIASCSEDASVRVWEIPEGGLRRNMTEAVLELYGHSRRVGLIEWHPTSSGILFSAGYDYKILIWNLEIGEAVKMIDCHTDVILNMSFNTDGSLLATSCKDKKLRVIEPRSGRVLQHAQCKNHRVNRVVFLGNMKRLLTTGVSRWNTRQIALWDQEDLSMPMVEEEIDGLSGLLFPFYDSDTHMLYLAGKGDGNIRYYEITSEKPFLQYLMEFRSPAPQKGLGVMPKHGLDVAACEVFRFYKLVTLKGLIEPISMIVPRRSETYQEDIYPMTAGTQPALTASEWLSGIDKDPVLMSLKEGYSRPNQLVFKAPVKDKKSVVVNGIDLLENVPPRTENELLRVFFRQQEELRRLKEELTQKDVKIRQLELELNNLRNVM; via the exons ATGTCATGGCGTCCAACATACCGGAGCTCCAAGTTTCGGAACGTTTATGGCAAAGTTGCCAATCGGGAGCACTGCTTCGACGGCATTCCCATCACCAAGAACGTCCATGACAACCACTTCTGCGCCGTCAACGCCAAGTTCCTGGCCATTGTCACGGAGAGCTCTGGCGGAGGGTCCTTCATCATTATCCCTGTCTCCCAG GCTGGCCGCATTGAACCTCACCATCCCAAAGTTTGTGGACACCAAGGCAACGTGCTGGACATCAAATGGAATCCCTTTTTTGAGAACATCATTGCATCTTGCTCTGAGGATGCCTCT GTGCGGGTATGGGAGATCCCCGAGGGTGGTCTGCGGAGGAACATGACGGAGGCGGTCCTGGAGCTGTATGGTCACAGCCGTCGCGTGGGCCTCATAGAGTGGCACCCCACCAGCAGCGGCATTCTCTTTAGTGCTGGCTACGACTACAAG ATCCTCATCTGGAACCTGGAGATTGGGGAGGCTGTGAAGATGATTGACTGCCACACGGACGTAATCCTCAACATGTCCTTCAACACAGATGGCAGCCTGCTCGCCACCAGCTGCAAGGACAAGAAGCTGCGCGTCATTGAACCTCGCTCGGGGAGGGTCCTGCAG CATGCCCAGTGTAAGAACCACCGGGTGAACAGAGTGGTGTTTCTGGGCAACATGAAGCGCTTGCTAACGACAGGTGTGTCCCGCTGGAACACGAGACAGATTGCACTCTGGGATCAG GAGGATCTGTCCATGCCcatggtggaggaagagattGACGGTCTCTCAGGACTGCTGTTCCCTTTTTATGACTCAGACACACATATGTTGTACCTGGCGGGGAAG GGGGACGGCAACATCCGCTACTATGAGATCACCTCAGAGAAGCCCTTCTTGCAATATCTGATGGAGTTTCGCTCCCCCGCCCCACAGAAAGGCCTTG GAGTGATGCCCAAACATGGGCTGGACGTGGCAGCCTGCGAGGTCTTCCGCTTCTACAAGCTGGTGACCCTCAAGGGTCTGATTGAGCCAATATCCATGATCGTGCCAAGAAGG TCCGAGACCTACCAGGAGGACATCTATCCAATGACAGCAGGGACACAACCGGCCCTGACTGCCAGCGAATGGCTAAGTGGCATTGACAAAG accCAGTGCTGATGTCTTTGAAGGAGGGTTACAGTAGACCCAACCAGCTTGTGTTTAAAGCCCCGGTGAAGGACAAGAAAAGCGTAGTGGTCAACGGCATCGACCTTCTGGAGAACGTGCCACCGAGAACAGAGAATGAG CTCCTGCGCGTGTTCTTCCGGCAGCAGGAGGAGCTCCGGCGGCTGAAAGAAGAGCTCACACAGAAGGACGTTAAAATACgccagctggagctggagctcaACAACCTGAGAaatgtcatgtga
- the coro2ba gene encoding coronin-2B isoform X1, with translation MTVTKMSWRPTYRSSKFRNVYGKVANREHCFDGIPITKNVHDNHFCAVNAKFLAIVTESSGGGSFIIIPVSQAGRIEPHHPKVCGHQGNVLDIKWNPFFENIIASCSEDASVRVWEIPEGGLRRNMTEAVLELYGHSRRVGLIEWHPTSSGILFSAGYDYKILIWNLEIGEAVKMIDCHTDVILNMSFNTDGSLLATSCKDKKLRVIEPRSGRVLQHAQCKNHRVNRVVFLGNMKRLLTTGVSRWNTRQIALWDQEDLSMPMVEEEIDGLSGLLFPFYDSDTHMLYLAGKGDGNIRYYEITSEKPFLQYLMEFRSPAPQKGLGVMPKHGLDVAACEVFRFYKLVTLKGLIEPISMIVPRRSETYQEDIYPMTAGTQPALTASEWLSGIDKDPVLMSLKEGYSRPNQLVFKAPVKDKKSVVVNGIDLLENVPPRTENELLRVFFRQQEELRRLKEELTQKDVKIRQLELELNNLRNVM, from the exons ATGTCATGGCGTCCAACATACCGGAGCTCCAAGTTTCGGAACGTTTATGGCAAAGTTGCCAATCGGGAGCACTGCTTCGACGGCATTCCCATCACCAAGAACGTCCATGACAACCACTTCTGCGCCGTCAACGCCAAGTTCCTGGCCATTGTCACGGAGAGCTCTGGCGGAGGGTCCTTCATCATTATCCCTGTCTCCCAG GCTGGCCGCATTGAACCTCACCATCCCAAAGTTTGTGGACACCAAGGCAACGTGCTGGACATCAAATGGAATCCCTTTTTTGAGAACATCATTGCATCTTGCTCTGAGGATGCCTCT GTGCGGGTATGGGAGATCCCCGAGGGTGGTCTGCGGAGGAACATGACGGAGGCGGTCCTGGAGCTGTATGGTCACAGCCGTCGCGTGGGCCTCATAGAGTGGCACCCCACCAGCAGCGGCATTCTCTTTAGTGCTGGCTACGACTACAAG ATCCTCATCTGGAACCTGGAGATTGGGGAGGCTGTGAAGATGATTGACTGCCACACGGACGTAATCCTCAACATGTCCTTCAACACAGATGGCAGCCTGCTCGCCACCAGCTGCAAGGACAAGAAGCTGCGCGTCATTGAACCTCGCTCGGGGAGGGTCCTGCAG CATGCCCAGTGTAAGAACCACCGGGTGAACAGAGTGGTGTTTCTGGGCAACATGAAGCGCTTGCTAACGACAGGTGTGTCCCGCTGGAACACGAGACAGATTGCACTCTGGGATCAG GAGGATCTGTCCATGCCcatggtggaggaagagattGACGGTCTCTCAGGACTGCTGTTCCCTTTTTATGACTCAGACACACATATGTTGTACCTGGCGGGGAAG GGGGACGGCAACATCCGCTACTATGAGATCACCTCAGAGAAGCCCTTCTTGCAATATCTGATGGAGTTTCGCTCCCCCGCCCCACAGAAAGGCCTTG GAGTGATGCCCAAACATGGGCTGGACGTGGCAGCCTGCGAGGTCTTCCGCTTCTACAAGCTGGTGACCCTCAAGGGTCTGATTGAGCCAATATCCATGATCGTGCCAAGAAGG TCCGAGACCTACCAGGAGGACATCTATCCAATGACAGCAGGGACACAACCGGCCCTGACTGCCAGCGAATGGCTAAGTGGCATTGACAAAG accCAGTGCTGATGTCTTTGAAGGAGGGTTACAGTAGACCCAACCAGCTTGTGTTTAAAGCCCCGGTGAAGGACAAGAAAAGCGTAGTGGTCAACGGCATCGACCTTCTGGAGAACGTGCCACCGAGAACAGAGAATGAG CTCCTGCGCGTGTTCTTCCGGCAGCAGGAGGAGCTCCGGCGGCTGAAAGAAGAGCTCACACAGAAGGACGTTAAAATACgccagctggagctggagctcaACAACCTGAGAaatgtcatgtga